Part of the Pan paniscus chromosome 3, NHGRI_mPanPan1-v2.0_pri, whole genome shotgun sequence genome is shown below.
AAATaccatatatttttgtatatatagttTCTGGAGATACCACTGTTGCATAGTGATATAGCATTAGTGGTCTTATGTGTTTCACCTTCTTTAATATTGTAACACAAAAATTGGCATATTCCTGAAAATTCTAAACAAGTATATAGAGAAAGACGGTCAAGTTTTTGAATGCATGAATTGAAGAAATAGTTTAGGGATTACCTGCATTATAGTACATCTAGGGTTGAAGAGAATGGTGCACTCATGTTGCAAAACTTGTTAGACATAAAGTCTAGTTTTCTACTTTGCATTCTGCAGCTAACACAGATAATTGAGAGATAATGGACAGCTAAATCTGTTGTCTTTATGCACCTTTAGACATCTTGCTACTTTTGACATTTTGAATGTCTGTTTTTGAAATGTAGTTTGAATACTCAATTGATAGATTTTTAAGCTTTTATGTCACTGCTTATTTCAGTTAAATCAGAGAGATTTCAGGGGAGTTACTGTTTATAAGATTGTTAAAGATCCCTCAGGCAACGTCAAGGCTGCTGCATGTGGACAGTTTCTTGAATTATAGCACAGAAACTTTAATACCTACCTCAAGAATGATAGGGGTCTTAAATAGGCAGTCATATTTACTAAAGAAACCTAGAGTTTTCTTAGATTGCCAACCTTGGTAAGACAAGAAATGTCAGGGTGACAGAGTTTAAGTGGCTCTTTTCAGGTATCTTACACTGATTCTCTATATTTAAGATGTGAAACAGCCTCACAGGAGCTGTTTAATTAAGTGAAAGTAAGTCTAGTCCTTTTGGAACCGAACGGTTCAGTGAGCAAATACATATCACCAAGTGAAGGAAGTGGGGAAGTTATTATGTGCTTCATAGACTCTATGACACTTTATAACCCCATATCAGGGATCCTAAACAGTGATTGGTTGAGAAAATTATCAAACTGAGTTTAAATTTCGGCAAGTACAAAATTGTCATGCAAAAGCCCAGGACAGTGGGCCACTTTCAGTCTTCAAAGAGAAAGATAAGAAATTCTGGATTTTCAAAATCCTTTTGAAGCCTTTTAAGGTAAGATGAAATATCCTTTTTACTCAGAACCAACTGATTCATTTAGAAAGAACTTTGAATTTCAAAGATGAAGCCAGTTTGATTTTAAGAAGCGAGTACCCCTTAATGATTAGATTGTTTGCTTCCTTTTTGACTTGTCATATTGATAGTATGTATAAAAGATAACGGACAATTATGACCTAAGGAAGAGATAGATTGGGAAGAAGAAAGACCTCGTACTGAAAAATTGGCCAGCTGAGGTGGAAATTTGACAATTAACTATCTGGGCACTTTGATTAGTTTTGATAAAAAATGAGATAACTCAGATTTCAAAAATCCATCTTGGGCTTTCAAACAAGGCTTCAATTAGGCTttgctttttagtattttattacttactattacttattatttattgtcCCACATGAAATGAAATTTAGCAATCACTAATGATGCCAAATCTAATTGCTAAATGAAATGAAGCTAAATCTCATTTCATTAgtaacaataaatgaaataatctgaTGGAGGTTCACAAATTCTGAAGTCTTTGTTTCATGCTGAGATCACCTGGGCCATTTTTATTGTAGTCTTCGAAGTCATTCACCTGCCTTGGAAACGGTGATAACCATCATGGAATTGTTCAGGAGTGGAGCTGAAAGAGAGATGTAGTGGTCAGATTTCTGAACTGTAGCTCAGAAACTGGACACGCATCACTCTGGCCTTGGCTGCAGGTACCTTTCCAGTATGCTGAGGCTCTTCCAAATCACAGTGCAGACGGGCCTTCTGCAGAGCTATGTAATGATTAGGCTTGGGACTGCAAAGTACAGGATAACTGTGGCTTAGTAAACAGCTGGCCTTCAACATCTGTGCCCCAGAGCTCTGCATGATACTTGTCTTGGTGTCACCTCAGCCTCACTTGAATCTATGGCATTTCAGAAGGAGCTCTAGCTGTTCTTGGCTTTCTGTTGAACAGCTATAAGAGTGAgcacttttttccccctcagtAGCTCTGGAACTGTGTCATCTCTCCTGTGAGAAAACGCCAGTAATTCTCATGACAGTTGATATTCAGtgaagttttattatattttcactACCACCATTAAATTCAATCAAAGCCATTTTATGACATGCAGCATTATAATCTATACATCCAGTGGGAGTTCATGAAATAGGAGTAAAACTCTCCTTTCTATCATTACTTCAAGAAATCCAACTtgcaatataaattaatttttttactcaCACAGATTATAAAATGTCTATTCCAACTTATCAGAAACATGTTTTAGACCatttctgaatttgaattctAACAGGGATGAAGAATCATGATTTTAGAAGTCCCATAAAATAATTGCTATCATTTATTCGAAAATTGCAAAGTGCCTGAAGCAATGCTAGATATTGCTGATGGTCATAAATATTTATCAGCAACATTCAGAAAACGTTTTTTTCTGTGCTTTGCATTGGAATACAATAATCACCAAGACACTCTCTTGGGCCTCAGGAGCTTACAGGAAATCAGGGCAACACATAAGTAACTAGGCAATTTTAAACAGTGCAATGCGTTACCAGTGAGATGTGCAAACTTCCTTggtataaaaaggaaagagataccAAATACCCTTTGAAGTGGAGTCAGAGAGGGCTTCTCAGAGATAATTCTACCAAACTTCAGGATAATCCTGAGGTGCAGGTGTTGTTATTATTCCAGGTGGAGGGATAATAAACCTACTTAAATTTCTCAAGCTTACACAGCAAGTAGCAGGGGTaacatttgaacccaggtctctgaATACAAACCCCGTATTCTTTCCACTAGCGTAGGCTCCCTCATGTTAgtaatttctttctcttaatgTCTGGTATAGCTCAATTCTATAGATTTGGAGTAAGGATGACAAGTGTTTTACCTTTTAAGCACAATTTCAGCAGAATTAATTAATACTTGATTAAAGCTATTCAGAAGAGAAATAGACGTTTTTACATCCAAGAATTGCAGAAGAACAAAGTTACAGCTATGCCCTTTGTACCTATTATGGCGTTTTCCTTCATTGGCACAGGCAGAAAAAAATCTAGGAAGCTACATTAGTGCTGAGCCTGGTGATGCCCCCATAACCACACCAGGTATGTTCTGGACCATCATATGTCTTCTCGTGTTAGATACATGCTTCTTGTCCAGGAAAAGGGCAAATGCTTACGCATCAAAATAATATAGTACTATGATTTTCCCTTTACTTTATAAGTAATTTTGTGctgttccttttttatacagccattgattattattattcctaaagaaaatgaagataattacatatttttgcaTTTGGGCAGTAGCATGGGCCATTCCAGTAAGTATGcctttcttagaaaacctcttcACTTTGTTATCTTTTTTAACCTAACATTAATACaaaatgtagtgtgtgtgtgtgtgtgtgtgcatgtacatgtgtgtatatatgtgtgtgtgtatatatgtttccttaattttttttaacaggctGAGTCTAAACATTTAGATTTGCACTAAGGGCTTTATGTGATATCTGTGAGGTTTCAACAAAACCACTCCAATTCATCGTCTCATTCCTCTATAGAAACTCATATCTCGTCtgaaggattattattatttaaaacaattattcagATTAATTTACACTTAATGCCCAGAAGTCATGGAGACTTTGTCCATCTTTGCTTCATACTCTGTGAATTTCATTCTAATACGAACAAAGTCTGTGCTGTTTAGGAAGTTTCCaagaaagaataataagaaaaagtagattttttttcaacATATAGGAGACTAATTTTTCACTCAGAGCTATTATTTATGTGCTCACTGTGGAAAATTTGGAATATATGatgaaaaccaataaaaaattgagaaaattcaaCCATTTATAATTTTACTAGCCAGCCATCATGTTTAACATTTTCATATGCTTTCATAATACCAAACATTTGGTATTTATGTAGTTGAAAATGTTCTCAAGTATTTCAAATGTGCTCTTGCAGAGCACAGAAGTATACTAGCGTAATACTTGATTTTGCTTCTGTGCAGGCTCTGGTCACGCCTCCTGTTCTCTTAAGAGTTTTCATCAGGATTACACTTAGAGCGGGTTTGTGCTAGTGCAAGAGGCTTTTTGTAGAGAAACACCAGAGGTCTATCCCCTCGTCTTTCTACAAGACTCTTTCCTTCTACAGTTGAGATAAGTGGGCTGATCTAACACGTCCATAAAATTGGTAATACCGCAGTGAAAAATATCCATGTGCCCAGTTTAAATTCTACACAAGCCCTGTAAGAAGCCACTTCTCTTTTCTATCTGATTAGATCATCTTTGGCCTTtgtgttaaacctttcttcttcATGGAGGGaagaatatttgtgtgtgtgtgtgtgtgtgtatgtgtgtgtgtgtgcatgctcacacacatattcacaaatAAGAACCTTTTCAATAGCCAGTATTTTCTACTTGGCAGGTTCCTCAAAGCAAACCACTGGAAAGACATGTCGAAAAATCCTTGAATTTGCATCTCCTAGCAAGATCAAATGTGTCAGTACAGGTATAGGatgtaatatatttcattttatttcctatttctgaGTTGCTACATTCCATTAACTTCCCCAAGATTGCAATTTGCTTTCCTTCAAGATCATTGATACTTATAATTGAttgaattgtttctttttcaggATGAGTTAAATGCCAGTGGAACCATCAAAGAAAGTGGTGTCCTGGTGCATGAAGGTGATAGAGGAAGGCAAAAGAATACCCAAGATGGTCACAAGGGAGAAGGGAATGGCTCTAAGTGGGCAGAAGTAGGAGGGAAGAGTTTTTCtacatattccacattagcaaaCGAAGAGGGGAATATTGAGGGCTGGAATGGGGACACAGGAAAAGCAGAAACATATGGTCATGATGGAATAcatgggaaagaagaaaacaccACAGCAAATGGCATCCAGGGACAAGTAAGCATCATTGACAATGCTGGAGCCACAAACAGAAGCAACAGTAATGGAAATACTGATAAGAATACCCAAAATGGGGATGTTGGCGATGCAGGTCACAATGAGGATGTCGCTGTTGTCCAAGAAGATGGACCTCAAGTAGCTGGAAGCAATAACAGTACAGACAATGAGGATGAAATAATTGAGAATTCCTGTAGAAACGAGGGTAATACAAGTGAAATAACACCTCAGATCAACAGCAAGAGAAATGGGACTAAGGAAGCTGAGGTAACACCAGGCACTGGAGAAGATGCTGGCCTGGATAATTCCGATGGGAGTCCTAGTGGGAATGGAGCAGATGAGGATGAAGACGAGGGTTctggtgatgatgaagatgaagaagcAGGGAATGGAAAAGACAGTAGTAATAACAGCAAGGGCCAGGAGGGCCAGGATCATGGGAAAGAAGATGATCATGATAGTAGCATAGGTCAAAATTCGGATAGTAAAGAATATTATGACCCTGAAGGCAAAGAAGATCCCCATAATGAAGTTGATGGAGACAAGACCTCCAAGAGTGAGGAGAATTCTGCTGGTATTCCAGAAGACAATGGCAGCCAAAGAATAGAGGACACCCAGAAGCTCAACCATAGAGAAAGCAAACGCGTAGAAAATAGAATCACCAAAGAATCAGAGACACATGCTGTTGGGAAGAGCCAAGATAAGGTTAGTTTGTAAAGCTGATTTCTTTCAATGGCAGTTTAAATTCTTCCCCTCCATCTATTGATGCTAGCACAAAAATAAACCATGACAAGCATCCATGTATTTTTGTATCCATATTACTTGACTATTTAAGGAAACCTAGAGTCCTTACTAGACTTCGAGATAGAACAACTTTAAACATCTTATATTTCTGATAACTTAGTTATAATTCTAGAAAAGTCTTATGTGAAATCATGGATCCCCATGTAATTGTTTACAAAAGTTCCTACTGGGTAGGAATGCGGATGAATTTTTAAGGAATCTAAGCACCAGGATGCTTTCAATTACAGAATAAAGCACATTTTCACAAATAACTGTGAAGTACTAGAAATGTAACTCCTATCCCTATGGCAACTTTTCCCAGTTATTCTTCCTCAGATCAATGCAATTTTGCAGCAAATATTCACTAGTTAATCATTCTTTCCTCCATCCTTCCATAGGGAATAGAAATCAAGGGTCCCAGCAGTGGCAACAGAAATATTACCAAAGAAGTTGGGAAAGGCAATGAAGGTAAAGAGGATAAAGGACAACATGGAATGATCTTGGGCAAAGGCAATGTCAAGACACAAGGAGAGGTTGTCAACATAGAAGGACCTGGCCAAAAATCAGAACCAGGAAATAAAGTTGGACACAGCAATACAGGTAGTGACAGCAATAGTGATGGATATGACAGTTATGATTTTGATGATAAGTCCATGCAAGGAGATGATCCCAATAGCAGTGATGAATCTAATGGCAATGATGATGCTAATTCAGAAAGTGACAATAACAGCAGTAGCCGAGGAGATGCTTCTTATAACTCTGATGAATCAAAAGATAATGGCAATGGCAGTGACTCAAAAGGAGCAGAAGATGATGACAGTGATAGCACATCAGACACTAATAATAGTGACAGTAATGGCAATGGTAACAATGGGAATGATGACAATGACAAATCAGACAGTGGCAAAGGTAAATCAGATAGCAGTGACAGTGATAGTAGTGATAGCAGCAATAGCAGTGATAGTAGTGACAGCAGTGACAGTGACAGCAGTGATAGCAACAGTAGCAGTGATAGTGACAGCAGTGACAGTGACAGCAGTGATAGCAGTGACAGTGATAGTAGTGATAGCAGCAATAGCAGTGACAGTAGTGACAGCAGTGATAGCAGTGACAGTAGTGATAGTAGTGACAGCAGTGACAGCAAGTCAGACAGCAGCAAATCAGAGAGCAACAGCAGTGATAGTGACAGTAAGTCAGACAGCAGTGACAGCAACAGCAGTGACAGTAGTGACAACAGTGATAGCAGCGACAGCAGCAATAGCAGTAACAGCAGTGATAGTAGTGACAGCAGTGATAGCAGTGACAGCAGCAGTAGCAGtgacagcagcaacagcagtgaTAGTAGTGACAGTAGTGACAGCAGCAATAGCAGTGAGAGCAGTGATAGTAGTGACAGCAGTGATAGTGACAGCCGTGATAGTAGTGACAGCAGCAATAGCAGTGACAGCAGTAATAGTAACAGCAGTGATAGCAGtgacagcagcaacagcagcgatagcagtgacagcagcaacagcagtgaCAGCAGCGATAGCAGtgacagcagcaacagcagtgaCAGTAGCAATAGCAGtgacagcagcaacagcagtgaCAGCAGCGATAGCAGtgacagcagcaacagcagtgaCAGCAGCGATAGCAGtgacagcagcaacagcagtgaCAGTAGCGATAGCAGtgacagcagcaacagcagtgaCAGCAGTGATAGCAGtgacagcagcaacagcagtgaCAGCAGTGATAGCAGTGACAGCAGTGATAGtgacagcagcaacagcagtgaTAGCAACGACAGCAGCAATAGCAGTGACAGCAGTGATAGCAGCAACAGCAGTGATAGCAGCAACAGCAGTGATAGCAGTGATAGCAGTGACAGCAGTGATAGCGACAGCAGCAATAGCAGTGACAGCAGTAATAGTAGTGACAGCAGCGATAGCAGCAACAGCAGTGATAGCAGCGATAGCAGCAACAGCAGTGATAGCAGCGACAGCAGCGATAGCAGTGACAGCAGTGATAGCGAGAGCAGCAATAGCAGTGACAGTGACAGCAGCAATAGCAGTGACAGTAGTAATAGTAGTGACAGCAGTGATAGCAGtgacagcagcaacagcagtgaCAGCAGTGATAGTAGTGACAGCAGTGACAGCAACGAAAGCAGCAATAGCAGTGACAGCAGTGATAGCAGCAACAGCAGTGATAGTGACAGCAGTGATAGCAGCGACAGCAGtgacagcagcaacagcagtgaTAGCAGTGACAGCAGTAATAGTGACAACAGCAATAGCAGtgacagcagcaacagcagtgaCAGCAGTGATAGCAGTGACAGCAGTAATAGTAGTGACAGCAGCAATAGCAGtgacagcagcaacagcagtgaCAGCAGTGATAGCAATAGCAGCGACAGCAGtgacagcagcaacagcagtgaTAGCAGTGACAGCAGTGATAGCAGTGACAGCAGTGATAGCAGCAACAGCAGTGATAGCAGTGACAGCAGCGACAGCAGTGATAGCAGTGACAGCAGTGATAGCAATAATAGTGACAGCAGCAATAGCAGtgacagcagcaacagcagtgaCAGCAGTGATAGCGACAGCAGCGATAGCAGTGACAGCAGTGACAGCAGTGATAGCAGCGACAGCAGTGACAGCAGTGATAGCAGCGACAGCAGTGATAGCAGCGATAGCAGTGACAGCAGCGATAGCAGTGACAGCAGCGATAGCAGCGATAGCAGTGACAGCAGCGACAGCAGTGACAGCAGCGATAGCAGTGACAGCAGCGATAGCAGCGACAGCAGTGACAGCAGCGACAGCAGTGAAAGCAGCGACAGCAGCGATAGCAGTGACAGCAGCGACAGCAGTGACAGCAGTGATAGCAGTGACAGCAGTGACAGCAGCGACAGCAGCAATAGCAGTGACAGCAGCGATAGCAGTGATAGCAGCGACAGCAGCGACAGCAGTGATAGTAGTGATAGCAGTGACAGCAGTGACAGCAGCGACAGCAGTGACAGCAATGAAAGCGGCGACAGCAGTGACAGCAGCGATAGCAGTGACAGCAGTGACAGCAGCgacagcagcaacagcagtgaTAGCAGTGACAGCACATCTGACAGCAATGATGAGAGTGACAGCCAGAGCAAGTCTGGTAACGGTAACAACAATGGAAGTGACAGTGACAGTGACAGTGAAGGCAGTGACAGTAACCACTCAACCAGTGATGAttagaacaaaagaaaaacccgTAAGATTCCTTTTGTGAAAAGTTTGGTAATGGGATAGGAAAAAAAGATTTccaagaaagtaaagaaagggGAGAAATAAACATAAGACGTATGTAAACAAAAACAACTGGGGGAATCAAATCAAACAGTTGGATTCAGAACCAAGACCTAACTCCTGCAGAGACAGACTCTGAATGCATGACCTTTGGTACATGCATGTTAATATTCatgttctgaaaatattttgttaaaagtgtaaatctaaacataaaagaacaattaaaatattctttaatacTTCACACAGAAACCTCAAGTAATCACTACATGATAACTTCAATTTAAGTGCCATGTGCTGCAGAGAATGTAGCAGGCAGACACATCTTAAAAGCAACCTGTGGCATTGCCTTAAGTCTCCATAGTTATATATTCTGGAGAGGTGGTCTGCTTACCGCTGAGTAAAAGATGCTGTACTGTGATAGCCAACTTGGCTTTGGATTCAGTTGCTTGTTCTATggaagaaatacatttatttgttacatgaaaaaaaattgcaGCTACTATTCAACCTACCTGGGCTATGGGAATAATCTTTCTAATGATCAAATAGAGTAGTTATAAGTCACAGAAATTCTAAAGAGTGCTAGTCAGAAAGAGCTCAGAGAGGGGTTGATGTGTAAAATCTGATCTGTAATCTGATGTATAGCATCTGATGTTAAAATCTGATGTAAAAAAATACATCTCAACAAACCACTGGAAATTTAGTACAAAGTCCCTAAAACTATTGACAAAGCTGAtgcagtgcttagaacagtgtcttaCTCCCAGGAGCCACTCTCCAAATGTTAACCAGTAAATGACACATGAATGACTCTGGAGGAGCATCACTTagaagcgcggtggctcacgcctgtatcccaacactttggcaggtcgaggtgggcggatcacgaggtcaagagatcgagaccatcttggccaacatggtgaaaccccgtctctactaaaaatacaaatatcagctgggagtggtggcgcgcgtctctagtcccagctacttgggaggctgaggcaggagaatcgcttgaacccaggagcggaagttgcagtaagctgagatcgtgccactgcactctagcctagcgACAGaacgagagtccgtctcaaaaaaacaaacaaacaaaaaaactgtgttATGTGGTATCAATTATTTATCTTTACATCAGTCTCACCAAGTCATTCTTAGTTcacatttcccttgaaaacctcAACACGCCCAAACTTCTAAACCAGACCCTGAGTCTCCCTTCCCACTATTAATCTCTTTAATAAAGCTAAAGCTGCTGGTGGGTAATGGTTTGGAAAACTTCTCTTTCTTATTTGAGAGTCATATATGCAGTTACGATCTGAGTATATATCACTCAGCTTTGGCATGAATGAAGGTAATTCTTAGCCCCAAGATGAAGCCCAATTTCTAGAAAACGACAATCTTAAAGGTGTATAGAGAATAGAGATTGATATTTAATAGTGTGGAGATATAGTTTATCATCTAAATTAGGGCACTTTGGAGAATGAAAGGGGTGTTATGAGTAATTACACGGAGACAGGAGATATAAATTGGGGTTGTCCCAGGGAAACTGGGAGATACTATAACCCTAACCCATAAACCTTAAGGGTATTTTTCAAGATTTAGTAGTGACGCTTTGAAATCTCCATCTTTTTCCATTGAGGTAATTATTTTAGCTTTGTTCTAAAGCAAAGCTGAAAATCTATAGAGTGAGATTATGAATGCAACTTCTTTAATGTTAATTTTCAACCAGTTGTTAGTTGACCATTTACCTTCTAATATTAGgcatattttatgaaaagagttTCAGGAggtttatttttctgccttcttcctcctctgtgcAAGTGTCCTTTAGTTAAGAGATCGACATTGTGAGGAGTATGGttgaagactttaaaaatactattcaTAAACTTCTTGGTAACTCTTAAGAGTGCAAAATGTCCAGGTTTGTACTACATCACAGTCATGTCATGACTCTAAACTTCTTTCCATATAATATGTTctaggtttttaatttctttagattttagggttttttgttttgttttaatttgtaaagcATTGCTTCTAGTATGTGTCACAACTATTTCAAAAGGTTGCTATGAACACTAAGTCAGGCAATGGACATGGAACTCTGTAAACTACACAAGATACATAAATGAAGGAGATAAATCTCGGTGTTATAATAAATATCCATTTATTAAAGTAAATATCCTTTTATACAATTGCTCACAAGGAAAGTTCCCTTCATCCTAAAGAGTTTGCAAATACCCCCTCTATCACAAAATCTGAtgtataatatttcttttaaaaattagctatttttaattaaaaaagtaatatatgtatatgcacaaaataaaaaaaacaaacaccataaAGAGGTATACAGAAGTATTATCTTAAATCTTGACCCTTCTACACTCCCAGCCCTCTATATCTCTTTCCTATTGCCTATAAGCAATTCCCATTACTAATATCTTGTGGAGCGTTTCAGAAATATTCTATGTACATACATTCCCCTTTTAAAAACATGTGGAAGTCTACTATACATAATGCgttcatcttatttttttcaatttaataaataCCTTAAATATTGGTTCATAGCACACAgatcaatttcatttttcttcacgGGTGTGCTGTATTTCGTTTTATGAAGTGCCATAAGGTATTTGATCTGCCTTTATTGTTCCATCACTTTCTAAGCCATTTCCAGTCTGATAAAAGTCTCTGCAGATATTGCCTGCAGTAACAGCCTAAGCTGGATCAATTTCTAGCCAGTTCTTATAAAGAATTTactttaagaaatatttagagGCAGGGAATGTTCAGAATCTAGGGTTGATACCAGAAGTAACAAAGATATGATATTGATTTTCTTATATAATCACATCTGCATTGACTTCTGGACTTTCAGGGAAAGAATGGAGCAGACACACTGCAAAAGAACATCGCAAAAGTAGATCCTTTGAACACAAGAAGTCTGGTATTAGGAAACAAAgcttattttgagttattttctggAATAAAGATTAATAGGCTGTCTGCTAATATTGCccacaaaaacagtattttttaaactgcAGGTTGCCACTCATTTAGTAGATCATATCAATTTAGTGactaatgataaatattttataaagcaaaagaataaaaaagaaaaatcataatgtACCATCTGTACTGTTTTGTGAACCTGGatcatatctatctatatatgtacacacacaaatatgtccAAGTGTACATGTAGTAGGACCTGATGGAAAATGCCTTTCTTACTGTTGAttgtagttttaaaaagtttgaaagccattggtttagaaaataattactgctagtaatcattttatatttactttttcacattCACTTTTTCCCTTAGAAACCTCTAAGTTTCTTTCCCACTTTGAAGCAgagattttaaagaaagaaagaaagaaagaaagaaagaaggatgtATGTGTAGACGGACAGGGAAGAGTGGCAGTGGAATGCGTTTCTAGATTTATCTGTACCACAGTAAAAAGAGCCAAGGAAACATTGTCACTCTTGAACAAGAGGCTATCAGGATGGTGCTGGTGGATTTGTTAGAAACTCAAGATTTCTTTCTGGCTGCATGGATTACTCCACAGATGACTGAAGACAAGATCCGAAAACTTACTCTCAGATGTGGTCTTGTCCTCCCCATCGACCGGAGAATTCTTTCTGCGTCGGTCATACCACAAATCAGGAAATGTGGTaacaggttttgttgttgttaaaaaatatattttttacataaaaagatAACATTTATAAAGTTATACTTCACcatacaaatacatttaaaattattaactgaAGTGTAATTTCCCAGAAGTCAAACTTGCTTTATGATTTGTAatggaagttttgaaaaactttaGACCAAAATAACCAGGAACAATTTTCCTCTCCCTAAAAGGAGcaggaacagaatagaatagtTTAGTCATAGATGAAAATATCATTGTGTTCTCACAGTGATCCATTCA
Proteins encoded:
- the DSPP gene encoding dentin sialophosphoprotein, with the protein product MKIITYFCIWAVAWAIPVPQSKPLERHVEKSLNLHLLARSNVSVQDELNASGTIKESGVLVHEGDRGRQKNTQDGHKGEGNGSKWAEVGGKSFSTYSTLANEEGNIEGWNGDTGKAETYGHDGIHGKEENTTANGIQGQVSIIDNAGATNRSNSNGNTDKNTQNGDVGDAGHNEDVAVVQEDGPQVAGSNNSTDNEDEIIENSCRNEGNTSEITPQINSKRNGTKEAEVTPGTGEDAGLDNSDGSPSGNGADEDEDEGSGDDEDEEAGNGKDSSNNSKGQEGQDHGKEDDHDSSIGQNSDSKEYYDPEGKEDPHNEVDGDKTSKSEENSAGIPEDNGSQRIEDTQKLNHRESKRVENRITKESETHAVGKSQDKGIEIKGPSSGNRNITKEVGKGNEGKEDKGQHGMILGKGNVKTQGEVVNIEGPGQKSEPGNKVGHSNTGSDSNSDGYDSYDFDDKSMQGDDPNSSDESNGNDDANSESDNNSSSRGDASYNSDESKDNGNGSDSKGAEDDDSDSTSDTNNSDSNGNGNNGNDDNDKSDSGKGKSDSSDSDSSDSSNSSDSSDSSDSDSSDSNSSSDSDSSDSDSSDSSDSDSSDSSNSSDSSDSSDSSDSSDSSDSSDSKSDSSKSESNSSDSDSKSDSSDSNSSDSSDNSDSSDSSNSSNSSDSSDSSDSSDSSSSSDSSNSSDSSDSSDSSNSSESSDSSDSSDSDSRDSSDSSNSSDSSNSNSSDSSDSSNSSDSSDSSNSSDSSDSSDSSNSSDSSNSSDSSNSSDSSDSSDSSNSSDSSDSSDSSNSSDSSDSSDSSNSSDSSDSSDSSNSSDSSDSSDSSDSDSSNSSDSNDSSNSSDSSDSSNSSDSSNSSDSSDSSDSSDSDSSNSSDSSNSSDSSDSSNSSDSSDSSNSSDSSDSSDSSDSSDSESSNSSDSDSSNSSDSSNSSDSSDSSDSSNSSDSSDSSDSSDSNESSNSSDSSDSSNSSDSDSSDSSDSSDSSNSSDSSDSSNSDNSNSSDSSNSSDSSDSSDSSNSSDSSNSSDSSNSSDSSDSNSSDSSDSSNSSDSSDSSDSSDSSDSSNSSDSSDSSDSSDSSDSSDSNNSDSSNSSDSSNSSDSSDSDSSDSSDSSDSSDSSDSSDSSDSSDSSDSSDSSDSSDSSDSSDSSDSSDSSDSSDSSDSSDSSDSSDSSDSSDSSESSDSSDSSDSSDSSDSSDSSDSSDSSDSSNSSDSSDSSDSSDSSDSSDSSDSSDSSDSSDSSDSNESGDSSDSSDSSDSSDSSDSSNSSDSSDSTSDSNDESDSQSKSGNGNNNGSDSDSDSEGSDSNHSTSDD